Proteins encoded within one genomic window of Halodesulfurarchaeum formicicum:
- a CDS encoding FAD-binding protein: MTETPNYDDHFDAIVVGAGLAGSAAALTMAQEDLEVLLLERGASPGSKNVFGGTMFTPRVRDLVGEDFEDAPTERYLGRKQFSLLSPEDETAVSVRPSAWQDPPHNDTHMVLRGDFDEWFADQAVEAGATLLTETTVTDVIREGEDGPIVGVETDRPDGAIRAPVVVLAEGGNSLVSEAAGLKEPDKRQEVAIGAKEVRKYDRETIEDRFGLGEKDGASHHYFGEGACGGAVGGGFIYTNKNTLAIGVAYTISDAVEDPRKPDELLDDFKQHPAVAPLVKGGRLVEYSAKAIPEGGASAVPDLAHDGAVIVGDAASLVLNNGIHLEGTNMAIESGYWAGKAVAEAAAAGQYDATALQAYPENLEDSFVMENLEHYDWFGDFAHDEKQFLFQELPKALTEAELEFFKQDREPKETHAKRAKNMVIRALGGWTGAAKRAWKYRKLLS, translated from the coding sequence ATGACCGAGACGCCGAACTACGACGATCACTTCGACGCGATCGTCGTCGGGGCCGGCCTGGCTGGCAGCGCGGCCGCCCTGACGATGGCCCAGGAGGACCTGGAGGTGCTGCTCCTCGAACGTGGCGCCTCGCCGGGTTCGAAGAACGTCTTCGGCGGGACGATGTTCACGCCGCGGGTGCGAGACCTCGTCGGCGAGGACTTCGAGGACGCCCCGACCGAGCGCTACCTCGGTCGCAAGCAGTTCAGCCTGCTCTCACCCGAGGACGAGACAGCCGTCTCGGTCCGGCCCTCGGCGTGGCAGGACCCCCCGCACAACGACACGCACATGGTCCTTCGAGGGGACTTCGACGAGTGGTTCGCCGACCAGGCCGTCGAAGCGGGTGCGACCCTGCTCACCGAGACCACCGTGACCGACGTGATCCGTGAGGGCGAAGACGGCCCGATCGTGGGCGTCGAGACCGACCGCCCTGATGGGGCCATTCGGGCCCCAGTCGTGGTACTTGCCGAAGGAGGTAACTCCCTGGTTTCCGAGGCCGCGGGGCTCAAGGAACCCGACAAGCGCCAGGAGGTCGCCATCGGGGCCAAGGAGGTCCGGAAGTACGACCGCGAGACCATCGAGGACCGGTTCGGACTCGGCGAGAAGGATGGGGCCTCCCACCACTACTTCGGCGAGGGGGCCTGCGGTGGGGCCGTCGGTGGCGGCTTCATTTACACCAACAAGAACACCCTGGCCATCGGCGTCGCCTACACCATCAGCGACGCCGTCGAGGACCCACGGAAACCCGACGAGTTGCTGGACGACTTCAAGCAACACCCGGCCGTCGCGCCGCTCGTGAAGGGTGGGCGGCTGGTCGAGTACTCCGCGAAGGCCATCCCGGAGGGCGGGGCGTCTGCCGTCCCCGATCTGGCCCACGACGGGGCCGTGATCGTCGGCGACGCCGCCAGCCTCGTCCTCAACAACGGCATCCACCTCGAAGGGACGAACATGGCCATCGAGAGCGGGTACTGGGCCGGCAAGGCCGTCGCCGAGGCCGCCGCGGCCGGCCAGTACGACGCCACGGCCCTACAGGCCTACCCCGAGAACCTGGAGGACTCCTTTGTCATGGAGAACCTCGAACACTACGACTGGTTCGGGGACTTCGCCCACGACGAGAAGCAGTTCCTCTTCCAGGAACTCCCGAAGGCCCTCACCGAGGCCGAACTGGAGTTCTTCAAACAGGATCGCGAACCGAAGGAAACCCACGCTAAACGGGCCAAGAACATGGTGATTCGGGCCCTGGGCGGCTGGACCGGCGCGGCCAAACGTGCCTGGAAGTACCGGAAACTCCTGTCATGA
- a CDS encoding electron transfer flavoprotein subunit alpha/FixB family protein, which yields MPGEVDTEDYADVWVFIEQHDGEAAKVSWELLAKGRELADEKGERLVALVMGDSVTHLAEEAIERGADEVLVAEDPIFEPYLPGPYGEQFRYLVEERHPDVVLIGGSHTGRDFAGRVAVPTYAGLTADCTELDIEPDTGLLLAKRPTFGGDAMATIKCVEHRPQMATVRPGVFDAAQPDPDREGTITEVEVVVDESHQRSRMIERVVGDITDITDANVVVAGGYGTEGDFGPVEDLAAALGGEVAATREAVEEGWIEAARQVGQTGKTVKPDLYIACGISGAIQHLEGMNDSKTIVAINDDPNAPIFDDADYGIVGDLFEICPALTELIEQKRGETA from the coding sequence ATGCCCGGGGAAGTCGACACCGAGGACTACGCGGACGTCTGGGTCTTCATCGAACAGCACGACGGCGAGGCCGCGAAGGTCTCCTGGGAACTGCTGGCGAAGGGCCGGGAACTCGCCGACGAGAAGGGCGAACGGCTCGTGGCACTGGTCATGGGCGACTCCGTGACACACCTCGCCGAGGAGGCGATCGAGCGCGGGGCCGACGAGGTCCTGGTGGCCGAGGATCCGATCTTCGAGCCCTACCTCCCCGGCCCCTACGGGGAGCAGTTCCGGTACCTCGTCGAGGAGCGTCACCCGGACGTTGTGCTCATCGGCGGGAGCCACACGGGCCGGGACTTTGCCGGTCGCGTGGCCGTCCCGACCTACGCCGGCCTGACTGCTGACTGTACCGAACTCGACATCGAACCGGACACGGGCTTGCTCCTGGCGAAACGGCCGACCTTCGGCGGGGACGCCATGGCGACGATCAAGTGTGTGGAGCATCGCCCGCAGATGGCGACGGTCCGCCCCGGAGTCTTCGACGCAGCCCAACCCGATCCGGACCGCGAGGGCACGATCACCGAGGTCGAGGTCGTCGTCGACGAGAGCCACCAGCGCTCCCGGATGATCGAACGAGTGGTTGGAGACATTACGGACATCACCGACGCGAACGTGGTCGTCGCCGGCGGGTACGGCACCGAGGGCGACTTCGGTCCGGTCGAGGATCTCGCTGCGGCCCTCGGCGGCGAGGTCGCCGCGACCCGTGAAGCCGTCGAGGAGGGCTGGATCGAAGCCGCGAGGCAAGTCGGGCAGACGGGCAAGACCGTCAAACCCGACCTCTACATCGCCTGTGGGATCAGCGGCGCGATCCAGCACCTCGAGGGGATGAACGACTCGAAGACCATCGTCGCGATCAACGACGACCCAAACGCGCCGATCTTCGACGACGCCGATTACGGTATCGTCGGGGACCTCTTCGAGATCTGTCCCGCGCTGACTGAACTCATCGAGCAGAAACGAGGTGAGACCGCATGA